In one Aquila chrysaetos chrysaetos chromosome 24, bAquChr1.4, whole genome shotgun sequence genomic region, the following are encoded:
- the STRIP1 gene encoding striatin-interacting protein 1 isoform X2 translates to MTCLKGADVLWSKASLGCFSSLTKAAWSSFILTVCICWHPSNRHWGDSPNFHTWVSSESSLVPRNPLPALVLNMPHVLYFLAFWGSWSVLEVMRGLPTSEAQHGSVQQGWDGMQEGYSESPDLEFEYADTDKWAAELSELYSYTEGPEFLLNRKCFEEDFRIHVREKKWTELDKNQHRTHAMRLLDGLEVTAREKRLKVARAILYVAQGTFGECGSEAEVQAWMRYNIFLLLEVGTFNALVELLNMEIEVLLNIMYLIVETVRQEAEGDKPEWKSMRQTFRAELGAPLYNNEPFSVMLFGMVTKFCSGHAPHFPMKKVLLLLWKTVLCTLGGFEELQSMKAEKREILGLPPLPEDSIKVIRNMRAASPPASASDLIEQQQKRGRREHKALIKQDNLDAFNERDPYKADDSREEEEENDDDNSLEGETFPLERDEVMPPPTQHPPSDRITCPKGLPWAPKVREKDIEMFLESSRSKFIGYTLGSDTNTVVGLPRPIHESIRTLKLHKYTSIAEVQVHMEDEYLRSPLSGGEEEVEQVPAEILYQGLLPSLPQYMIALLKILLAAAPTSKAKTDSINILADVLPEEMPTTVLQSMKLGVDVNRHKEIIVKAISAVLLLLLKHFKLNHIYQFEYMAQHLVFANCIPLILKFFNQNIMSYITAKNSISVLDYPYCVVHELPELTAESLEAGDNNQFCWRNLFSCINLLRILNKLTKWKHSRTMMLVVFKSAPILKRALKVKQAMMQLYVLKLLKVQTKYLGRQWRKSNMKTMSAIYQKVRHRLNDDWAYGNDLDARPWDFQAEECALRASIERFNSRRYDRAHSNPDFLPVDNCLQSVLGQRVDLPEDFQVNYDLWLEREVFSRPISWEELLQ, encoded by the exons ATGACTTGCTTAAAGGGAGCAGATGTTTTGTGGTCTAAGGCTTCTCTTGGATGTTTTTCCAGCCTCACCAAAGCTGCTTGGAGTTCTTTCATTCTCACTGTTTGCATCTGCTGGCATCCCTCCAATCGGCACTGGGGGGATAGCCCAAATTTTCACACGTGGGTGAGCTCTGAAAGCTCTCTGGTCCCCCGTAACCCACTCCCTGCCCTAGTATTAAACATGCCCCATGTCCTTTATTTTTTGGCCTTTTGGGGCTCCTGGAGTGTTTTAGAGGTGATGCGGGGGCTGCCCACCAGTGAAGCACAGCATGGCTcagtgcagcagggctgggatgggATGCAGGAG gGCTATTCAGAGTCCCCAGACCTGGAGTTTGAATATGCAGATACTGACAAATGGGCAGCAGAGCTCTCCG AGCTGTACAGCTACACAGAAGGGCCAGAGTTCCTGCTCAACCGCAAGTGCTTTGAGGAGGACTTCAGGATCCATG TGCGGGAGAAGAAATGGACCGAACTGGACAAGAACCAGCACCGCACCCACGCCATGCGGCTTCTCGACGGGCTGGAGGTCACTGCGCGGGAGAAGAGGCTGAAGGTTGCCCGAGCCATCCTTTACGTTGCCCAAG GCACATTTGGGGAGTGCGGCTCTGAGGCTGAGGTGCAGGCCTGGATGAGGTATAACATCTTCCTCTTGCTGGAAGTGGGGACATTCAACGCCTTGGTGGAGCTGCTGAACATGGAGATTGA ggTGCTGCTGAACATCATGTACCTGATCGTGGAGACTGTTCggcaggaggctgagggggacAAGCCCGAGTGGAAGAGCATGAGACAGACCTTCCGAGCAGAGCTGG GAGCCCCCCTGTACAACAACGAGCCCTTCTCCGTCATGCTCTTTGGGATGGTGACCAAATTCTGCAGTGGCCACGCTCCGCACTTCCCCATGAAGAAGGTGCTGCTCTTGCTCTGGAAGACTGTGCTG TGCACGCTTGGGGGCTTTGAGGAGCTCCAGAGCATGAAGGCAGAGAAGCGGGAGATCCTGGgcctcccacccctcccagAGGACAGCATTAAAGTGATCCGCAACATGCGAGCTGCCTCCCCACCTGCATCCGCCTCTGATCTGATCGAGCAGCAGCAGAAGCGAGGCCGGCGGGAGCACAAG GCCCTGATTAAGCAGGATAACCTCGATGCCTTCAATGAGCGGGACCCTTACAAAGCTGATGACTCCcgtgaggaagaggaggaaaatgatgATGACAACAGCCTGGAGGGAGAGACCTTCCCCCTCGAACGGGACGAAGTGATGCCTCCACCCACTCAGCATCCCCCCAGTGACCGCATCACCTGCCCCAAGGGGCTGCCCTGGGCCCCCAAGGTCCG AGAGAAGGACATTGAGATGTTCCTGGAGTCCAGCCGCAGCAAGTTCATTGGCTACACGCTGGGCAG TGACACCAACACTGTGGTGGGCTTGCCCAGGCCCATCCACGAGAGCATCCGAACCCTGAAGCTG CACAAGTACACATCAATCGCGGAGGTGCAAGTGCACATGGAGGATGAGTACCTGCGCTCCCCGCTCTCTGGG GGGGAAGAAGAAGTGGAGCAAGTCCCTGCGGAGATCCTGTACCAGGGCCTCCTGCCAAGCCTGCCGCAGTATATG ATTGCTCTGCTGAAGATCCTCCTTGCCGCAGCCCCCACGTCCAAAGCCAAGACAGACTCCATCAACATCCTGGCAGATGTCTTGCCGGAGGAGATGCC GACCACAGTGCTGCAGAGCATGAAGCTGGGGGTGGATGTCAATCGGCACAAGGAGATCATCGTCAAAGCCATTTCTGCcgtgctgctcctcctgctcaAGCACTTCAAGCTGAATCACATCTACCAG TTTGAGTACATGGCCCAGCACCTGGTCTTCGCCAACTGCATCCCGCTCATCCTGAAGTTCTTCAACCAGAACATCATGTCCTACATCACTGCCAAGAACAG catttctgtCCTGGACTACCCGTACTGTGTGGTACACGAGCTGCCGGAGCTGACGGCAGAGAGCCTG GAAGCTGGAGACAACAACCAGTTTTGCTGGAGGAACCTCTTCTCCTGCATAAACCTCCTGCGCATCCTGAACAAACTGACCAAGTGGAAGCACTCCCGCACCATG ATGCTGGTGGTGTTCAAGTCAGCACCCATCCTGAAGCGGGCACTGAAGGTGAAGCAGGCCATGATGCAGCTTTATGTGCTGAAGCTGCTCAAGGTACAGACCAAGTACCTGGGCCGGCAGTGGAGGAAGAGCAACATGAAGACCATGTCGGCCATCTACCAGAAAGTGCGGCACCGTCTCAATGATGACTGGGCTTACGGCAACG ACCTGGATGCCCGGCCCTGGGACTTCCAGGCAGAGGAGTGTGCCCTGCGTGCCAGCATTGAGCGCTTCAACTCACGTCGCTACGACCGAGCACACAGCAACCCTGATTTTCTGCCTGTGGACAACTGCCTGCAGAGCGTGCTGGGCCAGCGTGTGGACCTGCCTGAGGATTTCCAGGTCAACTATGACCTGTGGCTGGAGCGGGAGGTCTTTTCCCGACCCATCTCCtgggaggagctgctgcagtga
- the STRIP1 gene encoding striatin-interacting protein 1 isoform X1, translating to MTCLKGADVLWSKASLGCFSSLTKAAWSSFILTVCICWHPSNRHWGDSPNFHTWVSSESSLVPRNPLPALVLNMPHVLYFLAFWGSWSVLEVMRGLPTSEAQHGSVQQGWDGMQEGYSESPDLEFEYADTDKWAAELSELYSYTEGPEFLLNRKCFEEDFRIHVREKKWTELDKNQHRTHAMRLLDGLEVTAREKRLKVARAILYVAQGTFGECGSEAEVQAWMRYNIFLLLEVGTFNALVELLNMEIDNSAACSSAVRKPAISLADSTDLRVLLNIMYLIVETVRQEAEGDKPEWKSMRQTFRAELGAPLYNNEPFSVMLFGMVTKFCSGHAPHFPMKKVLLLLWKTVLCTLGGFEELQSMKAEKREILGLPPLPEDSIKVIRNMRAASPPASASDLIEQQQKRGRREHKALIKQDNLDAFNERDPYKADDSREEEEENDDDNSLEGETFPLERDEVMPPPTQHPPSDRITCPKGLPWAPKVREKDIEMFLESSRSKFIGYTLGSDTNTVVGLPRPIHESIRTLKLHKYTSIAEVQVHMEDEYLRSPLSGGEEEVEQVPAEILYQGLLPSLPQYMIALLKILLAAAPTSKAKTDSINILADVLPEEMPTTVLQSMKLGVDVNRHKEIIVKAISAVLLLLLKHFKLNHIYQFEYMAQHLVFANCIPLILKFFNQNIMSYITAKNSISVLDYPYCVVHELPELTAESLEAGDNNQFCWRNLFSCINLLRILNKLTKWKHSRTMMLVVFKSAPILKRALKVKQAMMQLYVLKLLKVQTKYLGRQWRKSNMKTMSAIYQKVRHRLNDDWAYGNDLDARPWDFQAEECALRASIERFNSRRYDRAHSNPDFLPVDNCLQSVLGQRVDLPEDFQVNYDLWLEREVFSRPISWEELLQ from the exons ATGACTTGCTTAAAGGGAGCAGATGTTTTGTGGTCTAAGGCTTCTCTTGGATGTTTTTCCAGCCTCACCAAAGCTGCTTGGAGTTCTTTCATTCTCACTGTTTGCATCTGCTGGCATCCCTCCAATCGGCACTGGGGGGATAGCCCAAATTTTCACACGTGGGTGAGCTCTGAAAGCTCTCTGGTCCCCCGTAACCCACTCCCTGCCCTAGTATTAAACATGCCCCATGTCCTTTATTTTTTGGCCTTTTGGGGCTCCTGGAGTGTTTTAGAGGTGATGCGGGGGCTGCCCACCAGTGAAGCACAGCATGGCTcagtgcagcagggctgggatgggATGCAGGAG gGCTATTCAGAGTCCCCAGACCTGGAGTTTGAATATGCAGATACTGACAAATGGGCAGCAGAGCTCTCCG AGCTGTACAGCTACACAGAAGGGCCAGAGTTCCTGCTCAACCGCAAGTGCTTTGAGGAGGACTTCAGGATCCATG TGCGGGAGAAGAAATGGACCGAACTGGACAAGAACCAGCACCGCACCCACGCCATGCGGCTTCTCGACGGGCTGGAGGTCACTGCGCGGGAGAAGAGGCTGAAGGTTGCCCGAGCCATCCTTTACGTTGCCCAAG GCACATTTGGGGAGTGCGGCTCTGAGGCTGAGGTGCAGGCCTGGATGAGGTATAACATCTTCCTCTTGCTGGAAGTGGGGACATTCAACGCCTTGGTGGAGCTGCTGAACATGGAGATTGA TAACAGCGCGGCTTGCAGCAGTGCCGTGAGAAAGCCGGCCATCTCCCTGGCTGACAGCACGGACCTCAG ggTGCTGCTGAACATCATGTACCTGATCGTGGAGACTGTTCggcaggaggctgagggggacAAGCCCGAGTGGAAGAGCATGAGACAGACCTTCCGAGCAGAGCTGG GAGCCCCCCTGTACAACAACGAGCCCTTCTCCGTCATGCTCTTTGGGATGGTGACCAAATTCTGCAGTGGCCACGCTCCGCACTTCCCCATGAAGAAGGTGCTGCTCTTGCTCTGGAAGACTGTGCTG TGCACGCTTGGGGGCTTTGAGGAGCTCCAGAGCATGAAGGCAGAGAAGCGGGAGATCCTGGgcctcccacccctcccagAGGACAGCATTAAAGTGATCCGCAACATGCGAGCTGCCTCCCCACCTGCATCCGCCTCTGATCTGATCGAGCAGCAGCAGAAGCGAGGCCGGCGGGAGCACAAG GCCCTGATTAAGCAGGATAACCTCGATGCCTTCAATGAGCGGGACCCTTACAAAGCTGATGACTCCcgtgaggaagaggaggaaaatgatgATGACAACAGCCTGGAGGGAGAGACCTTCCCCCTCGAACGGGACGAAGTGATGCCTCCACCCACTCAGCATCCCCCCAGTGACCGCATCACCTGCCCCAAGGGGCTGCCCTGGGCCCCCAAGGTCCG AGAGAAGGACATTGAGATGTTCCTGGAGTCCAGCCGCAGCAAGTTCATTGGCTACACGCTGGGCAG TGACACCAACACTGTGGTGGGCTTGCCCAGGCCCATCCACGAGAGCATCCGAACCCTGAAGCTG CACAAGTACACATCAATCGCGGAGGTGCAAGTGCACATGGAGGATGAGTACCTGCGCTCCCCGCTCTCTGGG GGGGAAGAAGAAGTGGAGCAAGTCCCTGCGGAGATCCTGTACCAGGGCCTCCTGCCAAGCCTGCCGCAGTATATG ATTGCTCTGCTGAAGATCCTCCTTGCCGCAGCCCCCACGTCCAAAGCCAAGACAGACTCCATCAACATCCTGGCAGATGTCTTGCCGGAGGAGATGCC GACCACAGTGCTGCAGAGCATGAAGCTGGGGGTGGATGTCAATCGGCACAAGGAGATCATCGTCAAAGCCATTTCTGCcgtgctgctcctcctgctcaAGCACTTCAAGCTGAATCACATCTACCAG TTTGAGTACATGGCCCAGCACCTGGTCTTCGCCAACTGCATCCCGCTCATCCTGAAGTTCTTCAACCAGAACATCATGTCCTACATCACTGCCAAGAACAG catttctgtCCTGGACTACCCGTACTGTGTGGTACACGAGCTGCCGGAGCTGACGGCAGAGAGCCTG GAAGCTGGAGACAACAACCAGTTTTGCTGGAGGAACCTCTTCTCCTGCATAAACCTCCTGCGCATCCTGAACAAACTGACCAAGTGGAAGCACTCCCGCACCATG ATGCTGGTGGTGTTCAAGTCAGCACCCATCCTGAAGCGGGCACTGAAGGTGAAGCAGGCCATGATGCAGCTTTATGTGCTGAAGCTGCTCAAGGTACAGACCAAGTACCTGGGCCGGCAGTGGAGGAAGAGCAACATGAAGACCATGTCGGCCATCTACCAGAAAGTGCGGCACCGTCTCAATGATGACTGGGCTTACGGCAACG ACCTGGATGCCCGGCCCTGGGACTTCCAGGCAGAGGAGTGTGCCCTGCGTGCCAGCATTGAGCGCTTCAACTCACGTCGCTACGACCGAGCACACAGCAACCCTGATTTTCTGCCTGTGGACAACTGCCTGCAGAGCGTGCTGGGCCAGCGTGTGGACCTGCCTGAGGATTTCCAGGTCAACTATGACCTGTGGCTGGAGCGGGAGGTCTTTTCCCGACCCATCTCCtgggaggagctgctgcagtga
- the STRIP1 gene encoding striatin-interacting protein 1 isoform X3 translates to MEPGGGGVGGAGPLPGNNKARGGAAPPGKARDLGRPPRKDSEGYSESPDLEFEYADTDKWAAELSELYSYTEGPEFLLNRKCFEEDFRIHVREKKWTELDKNQHRTHAMRLLDGLEVTAREKRLKVARAILYVAQGTFGECGSEAEVQAWMRYNIFLLLEVGTFNALVELLNMEIDNSAACSSAVRKPAISLADSTDLRVLLNIMYLIVETVRQEAEGDKPEWKSMRQTFRAELGAPLYNNEPFSVMLFGMVTKFCSGHAPHFPMKKVLLLLWKTVLCTLGGFEELQSMKAEKREILGLPPLPEDSIKVIRNMRAASPPASASDLIEQQQKRGRREHKALIKQDNLDAFNERDPYKADDSREEEEENDDDNSLEGETFPLERDEVMPPPTQHPPSDRITCPKGLPWAPKVREKDIEMFLESSRSKFIGYTLGSDTNTVVGLPRPIHESIRTLKLHKYTSIAEVQVHMEDEYLRSPLSGGEEEVEQVPAEILYQGLLPSLPQYMIALLKILLAAAPTSKAKTDSINILADVLPEEMPTTVLQSMKLGVDVNRHKEIIVKAISAVLLLLLKHFKLNHIYQFEYMAQHLVFANCIPLILKFFNQNIMSYITAKNSISVLDYPYCVVHELPELTAESLEAGDNNQFCWRNLFSCINLLRILNKLTKWKHSRTMMLVVFKSAPILKRALKVKQAMMQLYVLKLLKVQTKYLGRQWRKSNMKTMSAIYQKVRHRLNDDWAYGNDLDARPWDFQAEECALRASIERFNSRRYDRAHSNPDFLPVDNCLQSVLGQRVDLPEDFQVNYDLWLEREVFSRPISWEELLQ, encoded by the exons ATggagccgggcggcggcggcgttgGGGGTGCGGGGCCGCTCCCGGGTAACAACAAGGCCCGCGGCGGGGCTGCGCCGCCCGGTAAGGCCCGCGACCTGGGCCGCCCGCCGCGCAAGGACTCCGAG gGCTATTCAGAGTCCCCAGACCTGGAGTTTGAATATGCAGATACTGACAAATGGGCAGCAGAGCTCTCCG AGCTGTACAGCTACACAGAAGGGCCAGAGTTCCTGCTCAACCGCAAGTGCTTTGAGGAGGACTTCAGGATCCATG TGCGGGAGAAGAAATGGACCGAACTGGACAAGAACCAGCACCGCACCCACGCCATGCGGCTTCTCGACGGGCTGGAGGTCACTGCGCGGGAGAAGAGGCTGAAGGTTGCCCGAGCCATCCTTTACGTTGCCCAAG GCACATTTGGGGAGTGCGGCTCTGAGGCTGAGGTGCAGGCCTGGATGAGGTATAACATCTTCCTCTTGCTGGAAGTGGGGACATTCAACGCCTTGGTGGAGCTGCTGAACATGGAGATTGA TAACAGCGCGGCTTGCAGCAGTGCCGTGAGAAAGCCGGCCATCTCCCTGGCTGACAGCACGGACCTCAG ggTGCTGCTGAACATCATGTACCTGATCGTGGAGACTGTTCggcaggaggctgagggggacAAGCCCGAGTGGAAGAGCATGAGACAGACCTTCCGAGCAGAGCTGG GAGCCCCCCTGTACAACAACGAGCCCTTCTCCGTCATGCTCTTTGGGATGGTGACCAAATTCTGCAGTGGCCACGCTCCGCACTTCCCCATGAAGAAGGTGCTGCTCTTGCTCTGGAAGACTGTGCTG TGCACGCTTGGGGGCTTTGAGGAGCTCCAGAGCATGAAGGCAGAGAAGCGGGAGATCCTGGgcctcccacccctcccagAGGACAGCATTAAAGTGATCCGCAACATGCGAGCTGCCTCCCCACCTGCATCCGCCTCTGATCTGATCGAGCAGCAGCAGAAGCGAGGCCGGCGGGAGCACAAG GCCCTGATTAAGCAGGATAACCTCGATGCCTTCAATGAGCGGGACCCTTACAAAGCTGATGACTCCcgtgaggaagaggaggaaaatgatgATGACAACAGCCTGGAGGGAGAGACCTTCCCCCTCGAACGGGACGAAGTGATGCCTCCACCCACTCAGCATCCCCCCAGTGACCGCATCACCTGCCCCAAGGGGCTGCCCTGGGCCCCCAAGGTCCG AGAGAAGGACATTGAGATGTTCCTGGAGTCCAGCCGCAGCAAGTTCATTGGCTACACGCTGGGCAG TGACACCAACACTGTGGTGGGCTTGCCCAGGCCCATCCACGAGAGCATCCGAACCCTGAAGCTG CACAAGTACACATCAATCGCGGAGGTGCAAGTGCACATGGAGGATGAGTACCTGCGCTCCCCGCTCTCTGGG GGGGAAGAAGAAGTGGAGCAAGTCCCTGCGGAGATCCTGTACCAGGGCCTCCTGCCAAGCCTGCCGCAGTATATG ATTGCTCTGCTGAAGATCCTCCTTGCCGCAGCCCCCACGTCCAAAGCCAAGACAGACTCCATCAACATCCTGGCAGATGTCTTGCCGGAGGAGATGCC GACCACAGTGCTGCAGAGCATGAAGCTGGGGGTGGATGTCAATCGGCACAAGGAGATCATCGTCAAAGCCATTTCTGCcgtgctgctcctcctgctcaAGCACTTCAAGCTGAATCACATCTACCAG TTTGAGTACATGGCCCAGCACCTGGTCTTCGCCAACTGCATCCCGCTCATCCTGAAGTTCTTCAACCAGAACATCATGTCCTACATCACTGCCAAGAACAG catttctgtCCTGGACTACCCGTACTGTGTGGTACACGAGCTGCCGGAGCTGACGGCAGAGAGCCTG GAAGCTGGAGACAACAACCAGTTTTGCTGGAGGAACCTCTTCTCCTGCATAAACCTCCTGCGCATCCTGAACAAACTGACCAAGTGGAAGCACTCCCGCACCATG ATGCTGGTGGTGTTCAAGTCAGCACCCATCCTGAAGCGGGCACTGAAGGTGAAGCAGGCCATGATGCAGCTTTATGTGCTGAAGCTGCTCAAGGTACAGACCAAGTACCTGGGCCGGCAGTGGAGGAAGAGCAACATGAAGACCATGTCGGCCATCTACCAGAAAGTGCGGCACCGTCTCAATGATGACTGGGCTTACGGCAACG ACCTGGATGCCCGGCCCTGGGACTTCCAGGCAGAGGAGTGTGCCCTGCGTGCCAGCATTGAGCGCTTCAACTCACGTCGCTACGACCGAGCACACAGCAACCCTGATTTTCTGCCTGTGGACAACTGCCTGCAGAGCGTGCTGGGCCAGCGTGTGGACCTGCCTGAGGATTTCCAGGTCAACTATGACCTGTGGCTGGAGCGGGAGGTCTTTTCCCGACCCATCTCCtgggaggagctgctgcagtga
- the STRIP1 gene encoding striatin-interacting protein 1 isoform X5 produces MRLLDGLEVTAREKRLKVARAILYVAQGTFGECGSEAEVQAWMRYNIFLLLEVGTFNALVELLNMEIDNSAACSSAVRKPAISLADSTDLRVLLNIMYLIVETVRQEAEGDKPEWKSMRQTFRAELGAPLYNNEPFSVMLFGMVTKFCSGHAPHFPMKKVLLLLWKTVLCTLGGFEELQSMKAEKREILGLPPLPEDSIKVIRNMRAASPPASASDLIEQQQKRGRREHKALIKQDNLDAFNERDPYKADDSREEEEENDDDNSLEGETFPLERDEVMPPPTQHPPSDRITCPKGLPWAPKVREKDIEMFLESSRSKFIGYTLGSDTNTVVGLPRPIHESIRTLKLHKYTSIAEVQVHMEDEYLRSPLSGGEEEVEQVPAEILYQGLLPSLPQYMIALLKILLAAAPTSKAKTDSINILADVLPEEMPTTVLQSMKLGVDVNRHKEIIVKAISAVLLLLLKHFKLNHIYQFEYMAQHLVFANCIPLILKFFNQNIMSYITAKNSISVLDYPYCVVHELPELTAESLEAGDNNQFCWRNLFSCINLLRILNKLTKWKHSRTMMLVVFKSAPILKRALKVKQAMMQLYVLKLLKVQTKYLGRQWRKSNMKTMSAIYQKVRHRLNDDWAYGNDLDARPWDFQAEECALRASIERFNSRRYDRAHSNPDFLPVDNCLQSVLGQRVDLPEDFQVNYDLWLEREVFSRPISWEELLQ; encoded by the exons ATGCGGCTTCTCGACGGGCTGGAGGTCACTGCGCGGGAGAAGAGGCTGAAGGTTGCCCGAGCCATCCTTTACGTTGCCCAAG GCACATTTGGGGAGTGCGGCTCTGAGGCTGAGGTGCAGGCCTGGATGAGGTATAACATCTTCCTCTTGCTGGAAGTGGGGACATTCAACGCCTTGGTGGAGCTGCTGAACATGGAGATTGA TAACAGCGCGGCTTGCAGCAGTGCCGTGAGAAAGCCGGCCATCTCCCTGGCTGACAGCACGGACCTCAG ggTGCTGCTGAACATCATGTACCTGATCGTGGAGACTGTTCggcaggaggctgagggggacAAGCCCGAGTGGAAGAGCATGAGACAGACCTTCCGAGCAGAGCTGG GAGCCCCCCTGTACAACAACGAGCCCTTCTCCGTCATGCTCTTTGGGATGGTGACCAAATTCTGCAGTGGCCACGCTCCGCACTTCCCCATGAAGAAGGTGCTGCTCTTGCTCTGGAAGACTGTGCTG TGCACGCTTGGGGGCTTTGAGGAGCTCCAGAGCATGAAGGCAGAGAAGCGGGAGATCCTGGgcctcccacccctcccagAGGACAGCATTAAAGTGATCCGCAACATGCGAGCTGCCTCCCCACCTGCATCCGCCTCTGATCTGATCGAGCAGCAGCAGAAGCGAGGCCGGCGGGAGCACAAG GCCCTGATTAAGCAGGATAACCTCGATGCCTTCAATGAGCGGGACCCTTACAAAGCTGATGACTCCcgtgaggaagaggaggaaaatgatgATGACAACAGCCTGGAGGGAGAGACCTTCCCCCTCGAACGGGACGAAGTGATGCCTCCACCCACTCAGCATCCCCCCAGTGACCGCATCACCTGCCCCAAGGGGCTGCCCTGGGCCCCCAAGGTCCG AGAGAAGGACATTGAGATGTTCCTGGAGTCCAGCCGCAGCAAGTTCATTGGCTACACGCTGGGCAG TGACACCAACACTGTGGTGGGCTTGCCCAGGCCCATCCACGAGAGCATCCGAACCCTGAAGCTG CACAAGTACACATCAATCGCGGAGGTGCAAGTGCACATGGAGGATGAGTACCTGCGCTCCCCGCTCTCTGGG GGGGAAGAAGAAGTGGAGCAAGTCCCTGCGGAGATCCTGTACCAGGGCCTCCTGCCAAGCCTGCCGCAGTATATG ATTGCTCTGCTGAAGATCCTCCTTGCCGCAGCCCCCACGTCCAAAGCCAAGACAGACTCCATCAACATCCTGGCAGATGTCTTGCCGGAGGAGATGCC GACCACAGTGCTGCAGAGCATGAAGCTGGGGGTGGATGTCAATCGGCACAAGGAGATCATCGTCAAAGCCATTTCTGCcgtgctgctcctcctgctcaAGCACTTCAAGCTGAATCACATCTACCAG TTTGAGTACATGGCCCAGCACCTGGTCTTCGCCAACTGCATCCCGCTCATCCTGAAGTTCTTCAACCAGAACATCATGTCCTACATCACTGCCAAGAACAG catttctgtCCTGGACTACCCGTACTGTGTGGTACACGAGCTGCCGGAGCTGACGGCAGAGAGCCTG GAAGCTGGAGACAACAACCAGTTTTGCTGGAGGAACCTCTTCTCCTGCATAAACCTCCTGCGCATCCTGAACAAACTGACCAAGTGGAAGCACTCCCGCACCATG ATGCTGGTGGTGTTCAAGTCAGCACCCATCCTGAAGCGGGCACTGAAGGTGAAGCAGGCCATGATGCAGCTTTATGTGCTGAAGCTGCTCAAGGTACAGACCAAGTACCTGGGCCGGCAGTGGAGGAAGAGCAACATGAAGACCATGTCGGCCATCTACCAGAAAGTGCGGCACCGTCTCAATGATGACTGGGCTTACGGCAACG ACCTGGATGCCCGGCCCTGGGACTTCCAGGCAGAGGAGTGTGCCCTGCGTGCCAGCATTGAGCGCTTCAACTCACGTCGCTACGACCGAGCACACAGCAACCCTGATTTTCTGCCTGTGGACAACTGCCTGCAGAGCGTGCTGGGCCAGCGTGTGGACCTGCCTGAGGATTTCCAGGTCAACTATGACCTGTGGCTGGAGCGGGAGGTCTTTTCCCGACCCATCTCCtgggaggagctgctgcagtga